The DNA segment TGCCTCCCAGCGCCTCGGAAACCACGTCGCGGGCCTCCTCCATTACCTGCTTCAGATGGTCTGCGCCTTTAAAGCTCTCAGCGTAGATCTTGTACACGTCCTCGGTGCCGCTGGGCCGGGCGGCAAACCACGCCTCGGCGGTGGTCACCTTCAGGCCGCCGATGGGCGCGTCGTTTCCGGGAGCGCGGGTCAGGCGGGCGGTGATCGGATCGCCCGCCAGCGTCTGCGCCTTCACGTCCTCGGGCGAGAGGTTGCCCAGAATCTTCTTCTGCGCGGGCGTGGCAGGAGCATCCTGGCGGTCATAGGCGGTTGCGCCGTATTTCTCGGTCAGATCGGCAAAGCGCTGGCTGGGGGTCTTGCCCGTTTTGGCGGTCATCTCGGCGGCCAGCAGACCGGGGATCAGGCCGTCCTTGTCGGTACTCCACGGGCTGCCGTCCAGGCGCAGGAAGCTGGCCCCGGCGGATTCCTCCCCGCCAAAGCCCAGATCGCCCGTGAGCAGCCCGTCCACGAAGTATTTGAAGCCCACCGGGACTTCCACCAGATTGCGGCCCAGGCCATTCGCCACGCGGTCAATCAGCGCACTCGAAACCAGCGTTTTGCCCACGCCTGCCTCGGCACGCCAGCCGGGGCGGTGGCTGAACAGGTAGTCAATCATCACGGCCAGATAGTGGTTGGGGTTCATCAGTCCGTCAGCGGTCACGATGCCGTGTCGGTCCGCATCCGGGTCGTTGCCCATCGCCACGTCAAAATCGTCTTTGAGGCGCAACAGACCCGCCATCGCGTAGGGGCTGGAGCAGTCCATGCGAATCTTGCCGTCCTTATCCACGCTCATGAAGGCGAAGCGGGGATCGACGGTGTTGTTGACGATCTCGAAGTTCAGGTTGTACTCGGCCAGAATTGCCTGCCAGACGGGCAGACTGGCCCCGCCCAGCGGATCGATGCCGACATGTACGCCGCTTTCGCGGATGGCGTCCAGATCGATCACCTCGGGCAACTGGCGCACGTAGGGAGTGATGAAGTCAAATTCCTCCAGCTTGCCCATCGCATCTTCCAGAGACAGGCGTTTCACGTCGCGCATTTCGTTTTCCAGAATGGCGTTGGCGCGGGCCTGCACCGCTCCGGTCACGTCGGTATCGGCGGGGCCACCACTGGGGGGGTTGTACTTGAAACCGCCGTCCTGCGGGGGATTGTGGCTGGGCGTAATCACTATGCCGTCGGCAGTTCCACCCTTGCCCGCGCGGTTGTGTTGCAAGATCGCGTGGCTGATCAGCGGCGTCGGCGTCATTACGCCGGGCTGCACGCACACGCGCACGCCGTTGGCGGTCAGCACTTCCAGCGCACTCATCCACGCGGGTTCGGACAGGGCG comes from the Deinococcus sp. AJ005 genome and includes:
- the pgm gene encoding phosphoglucomutase (alpha-D-glucose-1,6-bisphosphate-dependent); translation: MTISELAGKPAPQSLLTNIPRLVAHYYETRPDVSDPLQRVAFGTSGHRGTSLNGTFNEAHILAVAQAVAEHRAAAGISGPLFMGLDSHALSEPAWMSALEVLTANGVRVCVQPGVMTPTPLISHAILQHNRAGKGGTADGIVITPSHNPPQDGGFKYNPPSGGPADTDVTGAVQARANAILENEMRDVKRLSLEDAMGKLEEFDFITPYVRQLPEVIDLDAIRESGVHVGIDPLGGASLPVWQAILAEYNLNFEIVNNTVDPRFAFMSVDKDGKIRMDCSSPYAMAGLLRLKDDFDVAMGNDPDADRHGIVTADGLMNPNHYLAVMIDYLFSHRPGWRAEAGVGKTLVSSALIDRVANGLGRNLVEVPVGFKYFVDGLLTGDLGFGGEESAGASFLRLDGSPWSTDKDGLIPGLLAAEMTAKTGKTPSQRFADLTEKYGATAYDRQDAPATPAQKKILGNLSPEDVKAQTLAGDPITARLTRAPGNDAPIGGLKVTTAEAWFAARPSGTEDVYKIYAESFKGADHLKQVMEEARDVVSEALGGK